The proteins below come from a single Rosa rugosa chromosome 2, drRosRugo1.1, whole genome shotgun sequence genomic window:
- the LOC133729559 gene encoding protein DMP6 yields the protein MFKTNLAKRPKHTHSLSMEIKIGSKESKHDGEQKLPLLHDTPAPEIDEKRTLIQRAINQTFQSTAHLANLLPTGTVLAFQLLAPIFTNQGNCDSVSRAMTAGLVGLCGASCFLLSFTDSYRDKKGNVCYGFATFKGLWVIDGSATLAPDVAANFKLKFIDFLHAFMSILVFGAVALFDQNVVNCFYPTPSDKAQEVLTSLPVAIGVFCSMLFVVFPTKRHGISFPLSAS from the coding sequence ATGTTCAAAACAAACCTAGCAAAGAGACCAAAGCATACGCATTCGTTGTCAATGGAGATCAAGATAGGATCAAAGGAATCCAAGCATGATGGTGAGCAAAAACTTCCCCTCTTGCATGATACACCAGCTCCGGAAATAGATGAGAAAAGAACATTGATACAGAGAGCCATCAACCAGACGTTTCAGAGCACAGCTCATTTGGCTAATCTTTTACCTACTGGGACAGTTCTTGCATTTCAACTTCTGGCACCTATATTTACGAACCAAGGCAACTGCGACTCGGTCAGCAGGGCCATGACTGCTGGCCTTGTAGGCCTCTGTGGCGCTTCGTGTTTTCTACTGAGTTTCACTGACAGCTATAGGGACAAGAAGGGAAATGTCTGCTATGGATTTGCTACATTCAAAGGCTTATGGGTCATCGATGGATCAGCCACCCTTGCACCAGATGTTGCAGCAAATTTCAAACTGAAGTTTATAGATTTCCTCCACGCCTTCATGTCCATACTTGTATTTGGAGCTGTTGCGTTATTTGATCAGAATGTAGTGAATTGCTTCTACCCAACGCCGTCAGATAAGGCTCAGGAGGTTCTCACATCATTGCCAGTTGCCATTGGTGTCTTCTGCAGTATGCTGTTTGTTGTGTTTCCAACCAAGCGCCATGGAATTAGCTTCCCCCTATCTGCAAGCTAA
- the LOC133729558 gene encoding pentatricopeptide repeat-containing protein At5g46100 yields MGSKTLFKWSKQITTSQVGQLIKAEKDLQKALIIFDSATAEYTNGFRHDHSTFGIMISRLVSANQFRSAEALLDRMKEEKCSVTEDIFLSVCRGYARVHRPLDSVRVFDKMEDFRCKPTEKSYITIFGILVEENQLKVAFRFYRYMRKTGIPASVVSLNILIKALCKNSSSMDAALRILREMPDHGCTPDSYTYGTLINGLCKLGKIGEAKELFCVMGTKGCSPSVVTYTCLIRGLCQNNNLDEAVELFEDMNDKGIAPNVFTYSSLMDGFCKGGRSSEAMELLDLMISKHHLPNMVTYSTLLHGLCEEGKLREALEILDKMKLQGLKPDAGQYGKIITGFCNVSKFQEAANFLDEMVLGGISPNRLTWSLHVRIHNAVVQGLCSSANLTRAFQLYLSMRTRGFSIDLETFDTLVKCISKKGDLHKAYRIVDEMVLDGCIPDYGIWNAVVKGFWDRTKVREPAELLQAELMSELADEF; encoded by the coding sequence ATGGGGAGTAAAACCCTGTTTAAATGGTCGAAGCAAATTACTACTTCCCAAGTTGGGCAGCTGATAAAAGCTGAGAAGGACCTCCAGAAAGCGCTCATCATATTTGATTCCGCAACAGCTGAGTACACCAATGGTTTTCGGCATGATCATAGCACGTTTGGGATCATGATCTCTAGATTAGTCTCTGCAAACCAGTTCAGGTCTGCGGAGGCGCTGCTTGATAGGATGAAGGAGGAGAAGTGTAGTGTTACGGAAGATATATTCTTGTCTGTTTGTAGAGGGTATGCTAGAGTTCACAGGCCACTGGATTCTGTCAGGGTGTTCGACAAGATGGAGGACTTCCGGTGCAAACCAACTGAAAAGTCTTACATTACTATATTTGGGATTCTTGTTGAAGAAAACCAGTTAAAGGTTGCTTTTAGATTCTACAGGTATATGAGGAAAACGGGCATTCCAGCTAGTGTTGTTTCACTTAATATCCTGATTAAAGCGCTTTGTAAGAACAGCAGTTCCATGGATGCAGCTCTTCGGATACTTCGTGAGATGCCTGATCATGGGTGCACCCCTGATTCATATACATATGGTACTTTGATTAATGGATTGTGCAAGTTAGGAAAGATTGGTGAAGCAAAGGAGCTATTCTGTGTGATGGGAACAAAAGGCTGTTCACCGTCTGTTGTTACGTATACTTGCTTGATACGTGGTTTGTGCCAAAATAACAATTTGGATGAAGCTGTGGAATTGTTTGAAGACATGAATGACAAAGGTATCGCCCCAAATGTGTTTACTTACAGCTCTTTGATGGATGGTTTTTGCAAGGGTGGACGTTCTTCAGAAGCAATGGAACTATTAGACTTAATGATTAGTAAACACCATTTGCCCAACATGGTTACTTATAGTACTTTGCTTCATGGACTCTGTGAAGAAGGGAAGCTTCGAGAGGCTTTGGAGATTCTGGACAAAATGAAGCTGCAGGGCTTGAAACCAGATGCAGGGCAGTATGGGAAAATAATAACTGGCTTCTGCAATGTTTCCAAGTTCCAAGAAGCAGCAAACTTTCTTGATGAGATGGTCCTTGGTGGGATTTCACCCAACAGATTAACCTGGAGCCTTCATGTTAGGATCCATAATGCAGTGGTTCAAGGCTTGTGCAGTAGTGCCAACCTAACTCGAGCTTTTCAGTTGTATCTTAGCATGCGCACCAGGGGTTTCTCAATTGATTTGGAAACTTTTGATACTCTAGTGAAATGCATTTCTAAGAAAGGTGACCTGCACAAAGCTTATCGAATTGTTGATGAGATGGTGCTTGATGGATGCATTCCAGACTATGGAATTTGGAATGCTGTGGTCAAAGGGTTTTGGGATCGCACAAAGGTGCGTGAACCTGCCGAGTTGTTGCAAGCTGAGCTGATGAGCGAATTAGCTGATGAATTCTGA